Genomic window (Arachis hypogaea cultivar Tifrunner chromosome 13, arahy.Tifrunner.gnm2.J5K5, whole genome shotgun sequence):
TCAGGTACTTCGATGTTGTTTGGAATGAACCAGGAAAACCCAGTACCTTTCAAAGGTAAAAATATGttcatattaatttatttttgtgcacattatttatttatttttttagtatgaaCACAAAGTCatctttaaataattatttttaattgattatattatataaaaatatagtattttttataaaataaaataacgtaTGAGAAGAGAGTAGTATTTGGTCACTGTCTATACCTACAAATCTATGTTTATGactcaaatttaaaaagatatactacatacaaaatacatatatttAGTATTGTACTGAAAAATTAGAACTCACATATTAGacatgaaacaaaaaaaaaaaattcaaaatctatgtCTTTGTATTTATGTTTTCATTATTCTGAAACAATAAACAAACACATCATAATTAAAATTGAGTAAAACATGTTGATGCATGCATAGTGCAGAATCCACGGAACAAATTTTTCGGTTATAGCTTCTGACGAGAATACGGTGGAGCTTTCATTTTTAAGGACATGGACAACTTCGATGGAGGGCTCAAATGTCCCCATTAATATAGACATAAGGTATCTATACTGTGAGTTAATAATgttgtgaatgaatgaatgaagtaGTAGTAGTAATATTTACATATACAGGTACATTTTGCGAAGAGGTGATTCAGGATTTTATTCATATGCAATATTTGATCGGCCTGATGAAGGATTTCCAGGTGTTGAGGTTGATCAAATTAGATTTGTTTATAAGCTCCTGAAAGATAGGTTCAGCTATATGGCTCTATCTAGTACAAGACAAAGAACCATGCCAACAATGAGAGACAGAGAAATGGGACAAACTCTGGCTTACCCTGAAGCTGTTCTCTTAACGAAACCAAGCAACCCTCAATTTAGAGGAGAGGTACTTAAAAAGGACCCGTGAATGTGtaaatgatttgatttgttttgttGTGTAATTATTTGTGTTGGTTTCAGGTGGATGACAAATACCAATACTCATGTGAGAACAGTGAAAACAACGTTCATGGATGGATTAGCCTTCAACCTGATGAATCCGTGGGTTTCTGGATGATTACTCCTTCCAATGAGTTCCGCAATGGTGGCCCCATCAAACAAGACCTCACTTCTCACGTTGGCCCCTTCACTCTTTCCATGTTTGTCAGCACTCACTATGCCGGCAAAGAAGTAACCATGTCTTTCCAACAAGGCGACACTTATAAAAAGGTTTTTGGACCTGTTTTTCTCTATCTTAACTCTGCTTCAATCTCCGATGATCCCTTGTCTCTCTGGTCAGATGCTATTAACCAGGTTTCTCTCTTAAGTCTTacctattaattattatttgagggtgaaaataatttcaataattaataatttgtCTTTTTATTATTAGCTCTCCAAAGAAGTCAAAGCCTGGCCTTACGATTTTCCACTATCACCAGATTACTTTCCACCCGATCAACGAGGAACAGTGTTAGGAAGATTGTTAGTCCAAGATTGGTACAACAATTTGATACAATGTTTTTCATATGTTTATTTTCCTATTTAATTTCACACCATAACTTATATAAAATGTAGCAGGTGTGTTAAGGGTGGGAGATTGCAGTATGCTAACAATGCTTATGTTGGCCTAGCATTACCTGGAGATGCAGGATCATGGCAGAAAGAGAGCAAGGTACATTTCCATTATTCGAATTTTATTTCTTGAATGAATAAATATGTCATTCAATTATCACATGCAGGGTTACCAATTTTGGACTCAAGCTGACTCCAAAGGATACTTTGCAATTAAAAATGTTGTACCTGGGGATTATAACTTGTATGCTTGGGTACCTGGCTTTCTTGGTGATTACAAATATAATTCTACAATCATAATAACACCAGGTACAATTAAATTATCTTATTACATTATCATCATGTATATTATGATGATTACCTCAACTAGAAATTAGAATTGATCTTTTGAACATTTAGGAGGAGTCATCAAATTGGATCAACTTGTATATAGTCCTCCTAGAAATGGACCAACCATATGGGAAATTGGTATCCCAGATAGAACAGCCGTAGAGTTCTACGTACCAGATCCTTACCCTACTCTCATGAACAAATTATACACTGAACAACGCAAAGACAAGTTAGTTCATAACATgctcaaaatatatatattctgGACATTCTTTTTTCTCTCCATTTAAGTGTCTGTTTTTTTGGCAGGTTTAGGCAATATGGGTTGTGGGAACGTTATTCTGACATGTATCCAAATGAAGATCTTGTTTTCACTGTTGGTGTCAACAAGTACAATAGAGATTGGTTTTATGCCCATGTTACAaggtaataattaattaagttctGTCCATAACTATATAGATTATAGCGAATAATACTGATGTGACGATGAATGCAGGAATATGGGGAATAAGACATACGAACCAACAACGTGGCAAATTATATTTGAACATCGCAATGACATAATAGAAGGGAACTACACACTACAATTAGCCCTAGCATCTGCTGCTGATGCTGAACTTCAGGTACATGGTTTTCTGTGACCAAATTATGGCTCTGTTTTATGCTATGCACACTATTAGTAATGTGTTTTTTTATGTTTGATGATCAGGTTCGGTTCAATGATCCAAGTGTTTATCCTGCCCACTTTGGAACAGGGCCAATAGGAGGAGACAATGCCATAGCAAGACATGGAATCCATGGATTGCATAGGCTGTATAGTATTGATGTGCCTAGTCATCATTTTGTGAAAGGAAAGAATATCATTTATCTAAGACAATCTAGAGCTATAAACCAATTTCAAGGAGTTATGTATGATTATATCCGTTTAGAAAGACCACCAAATCCAACCAATTGATTTATTGTGTCTCCACCTTTTTGTGGACACAGTAAATGGAGCTTTGTAATTAATTAGACTTTAGCATTGCAATTAATTTGtacaatagaataataaaaatgtcgATTTTTAATTTTCAACTTAGTTTTAACTGTCAATACAGAATTGTTATCTTGTGATAATTATAACTTACTTGATACAACACGAAGAATTTCAGGAACCATAATAATATAGGCTTCCAATactatttctttttaaatatatttatcaaacttaataaaaaaaatagttgaaaCTCAATATAAGGTCTCAAATTTGGGCGTAATTTTCTTATCAATTCATACTTTTATATTATTCCGAAGTTGATTATTCCTTCTCCATGTTCCATTGCTTTTCCAAAATTTCACTCTATTAAAGCCAATGGAGAAGGAACAATCAACTTTGCAATAATATAAAAGTACGAATTGGAGCATAAAAAAGTGGTCTGCTCCCCACCACGATAACACGATTCTTCTGGCTTATGAGGTGTTCTACACTTGTACTGGTGAATGCTAGCCTACACCTGTCCAATTGAGGTGGTTGGCACGCCTGCCACCGGCTGGCACATGCTTGTGACTTTTATGTTGCTTTTTGATTTAACCCCTATacgtttcttttattttattatgaccAGCATAGTTAGTATTAGTAACACTACAAAAACTCCCCAAATAAAATGAGATTTTCTGTTTTGATCATTTGGTCCTGTTTGCTTTGAAGCTTTGATACACatgaaattactttttttttgtctGGACAATGTCCAGGCTGGGCAGCCCAACCTTCCGCAATCTTCATCTTCTTTGTCGTAGTTCCAACTTCTTATCCCCTTTTAACGCCTAATAATTCACGGCTAATTGACACGGTACTTATCACTTTATTGTATGAATAGATTGAGTCCCAAAAGAGTGGGTGCTCTGTCAAAATACTTCAAAGATCTTCTCATCCGGGATCTGGCCTGGACGCAGCGCcatgatttcaaaatttaattcaaatgttGCAATAGCGTTTCTTCAAACTATTTTCCACAATACACAACCCAACATATTGGCCCATTAACAATCCCAGCCGAGTGGCCcagtattaataaaaaatatatgttctCATTTATTTCCACTTTTGCCATAGTGCCATACATAACAAGGtggaaactcaagtgcagtcaacttcacgtaaaTTGATAGCTGAggaccgttagatgaaaatttagtcaaatcaatcaaatcatctaacggctctcaactatccacctcatgtgaagtcgactgcacctgagttttcatcaCATAACAATTCCCCCACAAGGAATGCATAAAATGATAATATGTGCTGGGGGCGAAACAGCAAAAAGTGGCAGGCGTACCATCCACCTCAATTGGACAGGTGTAGGCTAGCATTCACCATGTTGTGTAGAAACTAGAAAGAGCTAATAAATTTGTGTTGCTCTTTCGCTTTCGCATCAAAGTGAATCCTCGAGAACCAACATACATATTAAACAAGCAAGGTGTTTCTGGTTCAGACAGAAATGGAGCATCCAAGAAAGGCTTTTGGTTGGGCAGCTAGGGACGCATCTGGCATTCTCTCCCCCTTCAACTTCTCAAGAAGGTACTATTCTGTGGCTTTTATGTTCATTTCACGGTAACATGCCTGCTAACACACTCTACTCTCTGCAGGGAAACTGGAGACAAAGATGTTACTTTCAAAGTGCTCTACTGTGGGATATGCCACTCAGATCTCCACATGCTCAAGAACGAATGGGGCAACTCAACTTACCCCTTAGTACCTGGGTATCTATCTAcgaataaataaaacaaataatattgGATTATTGTAATTCTAATTTGAGTATCAAATTATATATAGGCATGAGATTGTGGGGATAGTAACAGAGGTGGGAAGTAAGGTAGAAAAGTTAAGGTTGGAGACAAGGTGGGAGTTGGGTGCATGGTCCAATCTTGCCGCAACTGCCAAAACTGCGCACACGATCTTGAAAACTACTGTCCACAAATGGTCCTCACGTACGGCGCCAAGAACGTTGATGACACCATCACCTATGGAGGTTACTCAGATTTCATGGTTGCCGACGAACACTTTGTGATCCGAATTCCGGATGCCATGCCTCTTGATGGCGCCGCTCCTCTCCTCTGTGCCGGCATCACTGTGTACAGCCCCATGATATATTTTGGGCTCAACAAGCCCGGTTTGCATTTGGGCGTGGTTGGGCTGGGCGGGTTAGGCCATATGGCCGTGAAGTTCGCTAAAGCCTTTGGGATGGAGGTGAGTGTGATTAGCACTTCTCCCGGTAAGAAAAATGAAGCCGTTGAACATCTTGGAGCCGATTCGTTTCTGCTTAGCACTGACCAACATTAGATGAAggta
Coding sequences:
- the LOC112733816 gene encoding uncharacterized protein isoform X2, whose amino-acid sequence is MQTPSSSDFAVKLNEKSHQQLVVDNGIVSVTLSIPEGYIIGISYNGIENVLEPQNEDQDRGYFDVVWNEPGKPSTFQRIHGTNFSVIASDENTVELSFLRTWTTSMEGSNVPINIDIRYILRRGDSGFYSYAIFDRPDEGFPGVEVDQIRFVYKLLKDRFSYMALSSTRQRTMPTMRDREMGQTLAYPEAVLLTKPSNPQFRGEVDDKYQYSCENSENNVHGWISLQPDESVGFWMITPSNEFRNGGPIKQDLTSHVGPFTLSMFVSTHYAGKEVTMSFQQGDTYKKVFGPVFLYLNSASISDDPLSLWSDAINQLSKEVKAWPYDFPLSPDYFPPDQRGTVLGRLLVQDWCVKGGRLQYANNAYVGLALPGDAGSWQKESKGYQFWTQADSKGYFAIKNVVPGDYNLYAWVPGFLGDYKYNSTIIITPGGVIKLDQLVYSPPRNGPTIWEIGIPDRTAVEFYVPDPYPTLMNKLYTEQRKDKFRQYGLWERYSDMYPNEDLVFTVGVNKYNRDWFYAHVTRNMGNKTYEPTTWQIIFEHRNDIIEGNYTLQLALASAADAELQVRFNDPSVYPAHFGTGPIGGDNAIARHGIHGLHRLYSIDVPSHHFVKGKNIIYLRQSRAINQFQGVMYDYIRLERPPNPTN
- the LOC112733816 gene encoding uncharacterized protein isoform X1 — protein: MTMQLCFFFFFLLLLGASSSDKTTLRKGLRGRNSMQTPSSSDFAVKLNEKSHQQLVVDNGIVSVTLSIPEGYIIGISYNGIENVLEPQNEDQDRGYFDVVWNEPGKPSTFQRIHGTNFSVIASDENTVELSFLRTWTTSMEGSNVPINIDIRYILRRGDSGFYSYAIFDRPDEGFPGVEVDQIRFVYKLLKDRFSYMALSSTRQRTMPTMRDREMGQTLAYPEAVLLTKPSNPQFRGEVDDKYQYSCENSENNVHGWISLQPDESVGFWMITPSNEFRNGGPIKQDLTSHVGPFTLSMFVSTHYAGKEVTMSFQQGDTYKKVFGPVFLYLNSASISDDPLSLWSDAINQLSKEVKAWPYDFPLSPDYFPPDQRGTVLGRLLVQDWCVKGGRLQYANNAYVGLALPGDAGSWQKESKGYQFWTQADSKGYFAIKNVVPGDYNLYAWVPGFLGDYKYNSTIIITPGGVIKLDQLVYSPPRNGPTIWEIGIPDRTAVEFYVPDPYPTLMNKLYTEQRKDKFRQYGLWERYSDMYPNEDLVFTVGVNKYNRDWFYAHVTRNMGNKTYEPTTWQIIFEHRNDIIEGNYTLQLALASAADAELQVRFNDPSVYPAHFGTGPIGGDNAIARHGIHGLHRLYSIDVPSHHFVKGKNIIYLRQSRAINQFQGVMYDYIRLERPPNPTN